Genomic segment of Treponema primitia ZAS-1:
CTTCTGGCAAAATTCAGCGTTCGCCTCGCTGCCCCCGAACTTGCCCCCCCGGCCGGTAGCCTTGGATAATACGATGCCCTTGCCAAAGTAGGAGGATGTTTTTTTGTCGTACACCGAATCGTAGTTCGGATCAAAGGCGGAGTTTACATCCGCGGAAAGCATGGCGGATTTGCCCAGGCACTGCCGCAGGCTTATCTCAGAATAGCTGTCTAAGGTTTTTGCCCCCAGGTAGGCCACGAAATTTTCGAAGAGCCGGGACTGGGCGCCGGTATTTCCCATGGAGCCAATCTCCTCCTTATCGGTGAGGAGACAAACTACGGTCTTTTCGGGAATGTCAGCAGTATTCAGGGTCCCGTGGAGGGCGGCGAAGGCGCAGCAGCGGTCATCGTGACCGTAGCCGCCTATCATGCTCCGGTCAAAGCCCAGGTCACGGGCCTTGTGGGCGGGGACAAACTCAAACTCCGCCCCCGCAAAGTCCTCTTCCAGGATGCCATATTTTTCGTGGAGCAGGCTGAGGAGTTTGAGCTTAACCTTGTCCTTGGCCTTGGGGTCCTTGTAGGGCCGGGACCCCGCAAGGATGTCCAGCCCTTCCCCATCGATAAAGTCCGATGCCTTCTTCTGCATCTGCTCCCGGGCAAGGTGGGGCAGCAAGTCGGTGATGCAAAAAACCGGGTCATCCTCATCCTCCCCTATACATATCTCCCGCTTTACCCCGTCCTTGCCAACCACCGTGCCATGCATGGCCAGGGGTATGGTGAGCCACTGATAATGCTTTATCCCTCCATAATAGTGGGTATCCAGCAGGGCTAATTCGGAATCCTCGTAGAGGGGGTTGGTTTTCAGATCGATACGGGGGGAATCCACATGGGCCCCCACGATATTGAGCCCCTCGGTAAAGGGCTTGCTGCCGATCACCGCAAAAACCAGGGACTTGCCCTTGATATTCTGGTACACCCTTGCGCCGGGCTTTAGGCTGCCCTTTTCCTGCAAGAGGATATCCAGATCCTTAAAACCCTTTTCCTTAAGCAGTTCCAGGGCCGCCCGTACAAATTCCCGCTCGGTTTTTCCCCGGTCCAGGAATACCCGGTATTTTTTGGCAAAGGACTCGATCTCCTTAAGATCTTCTTCGGAAGCGGCGTCCCAGCAGTTCTTTATATCAAAACACAGTTTTTCCGAAAGCAGCTGGCCCTCGGTTTTCTTGTCATCATCGTTGGCTCCCATGTTATACCTCCTGGACAGCCTATTTCGCTTTTCGGAAAAAAGCAATATGGACTGAGGCGGGGTCTTATCGGCAAAGACGGGCGGAGGGAGGGGCATCCCCGACGCTCGCACGCTTGTAGAATCCACCTCCGGAGCCCCGCAAGCGGGTCTCCTCCGGCGGGGAATTCCAAATGTGCTCGGTCGGGGATGCCCCTCCCTCCGCCCGCCGATGCCAATTATACAATGCGCTAAACTTAGTTAGGTATCTCCGGTTTCCGGGAAATACGCCAAGCTTAGTTAGGCGTCTCCGGCTCCCGGGAAATACGCCAAGCTTAGTTTGGCGCCTCCGGCTCCTGGGAAATACGCTCAAACACAGGCTGTGCGAACAGGCGCCGGTGGGGGCGGGGAGCCACGCTGCGGGATATTCTGGAATTCCCTGCTGGAGGAGACCTACTGGGCTCCGCAAGCAGACTCTACAGGCATCCCGCAGTGGGGATTCCCGCCCCCACCGGCGTTTTTCCGATCCGCCCCTCTCAATGTTCCGAGTGTTTTTCCCAAGAGGGCACGAAAGTTGCATGAATTTCGTTTTTGTAGTATCATCGATCTACCATGACCATACGAGACCGTTACGCGCCATCCCCCACGGGGCTTCAGCACATAGGGGGGATACGAACCGCCCTGTTTAATTATCTTTTTGCCCGCTCTCAGGAGGGGCGCTTCATACTCCGCCTGGAGGATACGGACCGTACCCGGTATGACGAGGTGTTCGTCAAAAACCTCTACGATACCTTTTCTTGGCTGGGCATCCATTGGGACGAGGGGCCGGATATCGGCGGAAGCGCCGGCCCATACATACAGTCCGAACGGTTTGAGCTGTACAAAAAGTACGCCCTGGAGCTGGTGGAAAAAGGCCGGGCCTATTACTGTTTCTGCTCCGCAGAACGGCTGGACAAAATCCGCGCTGAACGGGAAGCGGCCCATGCCAAGGAAGCCGGCTACGACCGGCACTGCCGGGACATCCCCCCGGCGGAAGCGGCAGCCCGGGCACAGGCCGGGGAAGCCTATACCATCCGCCTTAAGATACCCCTGGGCGAGAATCCGGGGGAGTCCGCAATAACCAAGTTCCGGGATCAGCTCCTGGGGGATATTGAATGGAAGAACGATGATGTGAGCCCCGACCCGGTGCTCCTCAAGTCCGACGGCTTCCCTACCTACCACCTGGCCAACATTGTGGACGATCATCTTATGGAAATTACCCACGTACTCCGGGCCCAGGAATGGCTTTCCTCCACCCCCATGCACGTAATTCTGTATAAGGCTTTCGGATGGGAACATCCGGTGTTCTGCCACCTCCCCATGGTGATGGGTCAGGACGGCAAAAAACTGAGCAAACGCCACGGCGCCACCAGCATCGACGAGTTCCGCCGCCAGGGTTATCTGCCGGAGGCGCTGCTTAACTATGTGGCCCTCCTGGGGGCCTCCTACGAGGAGGGCAGGGAAATCTATACCCTGGAAGAACTGGCGGAGCGGTTCAGCCTGGACAAGCTCAACAAAGCCCCGGCGATCTTTGACTATAAAAAACTGGAATGGTACAACGGCCAGTACATACGGATGAAAAGCGATGCGGAGCTTGCCGCCCTGGCCCTGCCCTACAGTATTGCTGCGGGCCTTTTCGGCGAAGCGGGAACGGAGCCCAATGCGGAACAACGGGGCGTCTTTATTACCGCCATGCCTTTGATCAAGGAACGGCTTGTATTCCTCCACGAGGCGGCGGAAAAACTGCGTTACCTGTTCAGCGAACCGGCGATCCCCGCAGCGGAGGAATTTATCCCCAAAAAAGCGGATCTGGCCCAGGCGATCAAACTTTTGAAGCTGGGCCGGGAACTGGTAAAGCCCATGGCTGAATCGAATGATGAGGATGCGGAGGCGCTTATCAAAGCTGCGGCGGAAAAGGCGGAGCTAAAGCTCGGCGACCTCTTGATGCCCCTGCGGGTAGCCATTACCGGCTCGCGTGTCAGCCCGCCCCTCTTCGGGTCCCTGCGTATACTGGGAGCGGAACGGGCACTGGAACGGGTGGATAGGGCCTTGGCAGCGTTACTACTTGAAGGGAATTCCTAAAACCAAACTGAAAGAAAAGGACCGGTAATATTCATCAAAGGCGTCGGTGAGGATAAAATCAAATACAAATTTATAATTATTTAAGGCCGGGATGGATCCAAAATTAGGCGGACAGGGCAATAAATAGAAAAACTACCGGGATACTCCGTACAAACTTCATCGTTGATTCCTCCGTACTTATAGTAAAACTGAAAGTTCCTCAAAGACATCCCCCAGATCTTCAAATTTCATAAGCGCATAAGAGTCCATGGGAGTTTCCATGTTATTAACGATAACCAAATCCCCGCCCCGGCGCTGGGTAATCTGGGGAATGGCGGCGGCGGGATAGACCGTGAGGGTTGTTCCCAGGACCAGCATCAGATCCGCCCGGGACGCTTCGGACTCGGCGGCCTGGAGCGCCCGTACCGGGAGGGCCTCCCCAAAAAAGGTGATCGCCGGTTTCAGGACCTTGCCGCACTTTTTACAGCGGGGAAGCTCTCCGGCTTTAACCAGGGCCGCGGTCTCGTCAAAGCCCATGAGGTCGCCGGCTTTTTCCGGCAGGCTGGCGCCGGGTCCCGCTGCGCGGGTAACTCCGTTGCAAGTTGCGGCCAGGGTCTCCACCCGGGAAAGGTCGGAACAGTGGAGGCAATAATGTACCGACGGAGAACCGTGGATTTCGATCACCCGTTTGCTCCCCCCCTTTTGGTGGAGGAGATCGACATTCTGGGTAATAAGGCTCTTCAGAAAGCCTTTCTGCTCAAGCCGGGCCAGGGTTTTGTGTACTATGGAAGGTTCCCGCTCATGGACATTGTAGATAAAGTCCGCCGAAGCTTTGTAATAAAAGGAAGGATCACGGTGAAAATAATCAATATCAAAGATCTTCTCCGGGGGGAATACCGCATCCTGGTCGTTGTAGAGACCGTTTTTTCCCCGGAAATCCCGGATCCCCGACAGGGTGCTGACCCCGGCGCCGGTGAGGGTTACAAAATGCTCAGCAGCAGCGATGCGTTCAAAAAGCCGGGCAACATCTTTCTTAATAGCTTCGGACATGAATATTCCTTATTTTTCCTGAACCGGCGGGGCATGGGTTTGGAAAAGCTTAACCATACCGGGCCGGTTAAAGAGGGCCACATACTTCCGGGCGCTGGCCCCAAGGCTGTCCGGCTCATCAACATTGGCACCTGCCTTGAGGAGCAGTTCCACTGTGGGCTCGTCGTTAAGCCCCACCGCTATGATGATGGCGGATTGGCCGTCCTTGCTCTTAACATTCACATCGGCGCCGGCATTGAGGAGATCCCCAAGAATATCGCTGTGCTTTCCCAGGGCGGCGTCGATAAGGGCGGAACCGCCCCGGTCCCGGGCCAGGAGATTTACCGTGGCGCCGTTCTTGAGGAGCAGCTTTGCTATCTCCCATGCGCCGGAGCGGGCGGCAAGACAGAGCAGGGGAACCCCGTTTTTGTCCAGGGTATCCGCTGAAAACCCAGCCTGGAGGAAGAGGGCCGCCGCTTCGTCGTTTTTTTCCGCAATGCAGCGCCCCAGGGAATCCACCGTAACCGGTATGCCCTTTTCCAGCAGGCTTATCCGAGCCTGTTTCAGGGTATGCTCCCGGGTCCACTCCTCCGCTTCCCGGACCAGGTAGGCCAGGAACTCCGCATCGGTTTTAAACTGAGCCAGATCCTTGGTAAGCTGCGGAGCCAGGGAAAGGGCGCCTTCCCCATAGGACACCAGGGGCAGGTGGGCGCCCCGGGCAAAGCCCGCAGCAAAACTAAACCAGGAAGGGCCCGAGGGGCCCAGGCCGGCGGTATTGGGGAAAATCGCCATCACATGGGTGGCATCCGCAAGGGCCTCCCCTAAACGGGATTCCCCGGATTCCCAGGCCCCTTCCAGAAGCAAGGCCTCTCCGTTTATTTTCTGATTTTTTATCTGCTTAAGCAGATCCCCGGCAATTTTCCGGCCATCCCCGTCGTGGAGCATCACTATTTTCACCCTAAACCCCCTTTTGTATTACACTATGTATTACATCTCTCGATTATAGGAAAGCCCCGCTCCAATGGCGGTGGTATATTCGGCATCCACGGGATACTCAAAATGAACCGCGTACATAGTAGTTATGGCGTCCAGAATTTTCTTGCCGATAGGATTGTGGCTGCCATTCCCGGTAACGATAACCCGGTCCGTACGTTTGCTCTTGGCCGCAAAAACCGAAAGCATACCGATAACCTGGAACACCATGTTCACCAACCCCATGGCTATATCCTCGTTTCGCGCAGTATCCAGCATCTTGCCGAAGTTGGAAGCCGTGGCTTCCCGGTTCAGGAAACTCAGGTCCATATCCATGATATCTTCCATATTCAGATCCACCTGGTTAAGGTTTCCCAGTTCCGCCTGTTCCATGATACCATTAAAATCCGATGTGGAGATCAACTTCTTTGCCAGGCCCAGTATGGTCCCCCCCCCTACTCCGGAGCCGCCCATGTGGCTTATGGAACCCTTCCGGGCGTCGATAATTGCCGTACCGGTACCAATATTGGTGATCACAATATCGTCTTTCCCGGAAAGGAACATACCCCCTATACCGATGGACTGAATTTCGTCCACCCGCTGGGTAGGAATCCCGAAAAGGTCGTTTTTTATTTTTGAAGCCCCCGCGCCGGTGATCATGATCCGCTTAATGTCCCCAATTTTATAATCATTTTCCATTAACATCTTACCAAAGGCGCCGGTGGCGGAGGTTACCGCATCCATGGCCTTGGTTTTAATTTTTTGTATCTTTTCCCCCGCCACGATGGAAACCGCCTTGGTGGTGGTACTGCCTATGTCTATCCCTATGATCATAGGGCATTGTAGCAAAAAACCGGTATATGTTGCAATTAAGCAACCATTAACATATACTCCCGCTGATATGTTTTTTTTACTTTGTCTCCTTCTTACCCTATTCTCCTGTACTTCCGCGCCGGAGCCTCTGCCGCCGGACAATGCGGAAGCGGTAACAAACCGGGACAACCTGGGGGAAGAAGAGGCGGAGGAGGAATTCTTCACCTATGGGGAAATTCCCGATGGCGCCGAAGATCTGCCAATCCTGAACTTTACCGAAATATGGGGCTACCTGCTTGCAGGCCGGGAACAGGCGCTCAAGCTCAATTATCCCCTGTCGGATCTGGTTTATTTTGGGGCCGAAATTGATACCTACGGCAAGCTTACGGACGTTCCCAACCGGCGAAAGCTCGGCCGTTTTCCCGGGCGTATCCACCTGGTAGCAGCCTGTAACAGCCGGTCCCTGGCCCACTTCATCCTGGAACCGGAAAGTGCAGTCCGCCGGCAGTTGGTGGCGGATCTCCTGGAAGCTGCCGGACCCTACGACGGCCTGCAAATCGACTTTGAGCTCATCCCCGCCAGGGACGGGGCTAACTTTCTTTCCTTTTTACAGGAACTGCGGAATGGCCTGGGGAATAAGATGTTCACCATCGCCCTGCCCGCCCGGCGTAAAACCTTAAGCGACGACGTATTTGATTACCAGAAGATTAAACCCCTGGTGGACCGCATATTTGTGATGGCCTACGATGAACACTGGTCCACCAGCGAGCCCGGTTCCATTGCTTCCCTGGGCTGGTGCCGTTCCGTGGCGGAGTATGCCCTTAAAACGGTGGGGCCCGAAAAGTTGGTCATGGGGCTGCCCTTTTATGGCCGCACCTGGGGCAGCTTCAACCCCTTTAAGGCCTACTTCCACTCGGGCATCGAACGGATCCGGAGCGAAAATGCCATTACCGAAATCGTCCGGGAAAACGGCATCCCCACCTTTAGCTACGAAACCACGGTAAAGGTTACGGTCTATTACGAAGATATCTATTCCCTCAGCCTCCGGAGTAGCATGTACCGGGATATGGGGGTTAGATCCATAGGCTTTTGGTCCCTTGGACAGGAAGATCCGAGTATCTGGAATTTCCTCAAGATTACCGAAAAGGGCGCAGACTCTTAATTCATTTGTGTTTATATCATTATTGTTTATTCTCATCTGATTATGTTGTCTATAATCGAATTTTACTCTATAAATAAACAATATATTGAGACGAAATCAAAAGGAGTTATGAAATGAGGAAAGGAAATAGAAGGATTTTTAAGGTAATCTTGGCTGCCGTACTTTTTAGTATGATTTCGGCAACGGTTTTTGCCGGCGGTGGGAAGGATAAGGCCGCAACCCCGGCTCCGGCCCCGGTTCAACAGAACGAACCGGCGCAAGCTCCGGTTACCATCCTGGTGGCAGCGGCGGCTTCCCTGCGGAACTCCTTTGAACAACAG
This window contains:
- a CDS encoding aminopeptidase, whose product is MGANDDDKKTEGQLLSEKLCFDIKNCWDAASEEDLKEIESFAKKYRVFLDRGKTEREFVRAALELLKEKGFKDLDILLQEKGSLKPGARVYQNIKGKSLVFAVIGSKPFTEGLNIVGAHVDSPRIDLKTNPLYEDSELALLDTHYYGGIKHYQWLTIPLAMHGTVVGKDGVKREICIGEDEDDPVFCITDLLPHLAREQMQKKASDFIDGEGLDILAGSRPYKDPKAKDKVKLKLLSLLHEKYGILEEDFAGAEFEFVPAHKARDLGFDRSMIGGYGHDDRCCAFAALHGTLNTADIPEKTVVCLLTDKEEIGSMGNTGAQSRLFENFVAYLGAKTLDSYSEISLRQCLGKSAMLSADVNSAFDPNYDSVYDKKTSSYFGKGIVLSKATGRGGKFGGSEANAEFCQKVQGILNRNKVQWQFGALGKVDKGGGGTIALDVANLGVEVLDCGIPVLSMHSPFEVISKIDLYTTYKGYVAFLREA
- the gltX gene encoding glutamate--tRNA ligase: MTIRDRYAPSPTGLQHIGGIRTALFNYLFARSQEGRFILRLEDTDRTRYDEVFVKNLYDTFSWLGIHWDEGPDIGGSAGPYIQSERFELYKKYALELVEKGRAYYCFCSAERLDKIRAEREAAHAKEAGYDRHCRDIPPAEAAARAQAGEAYTIRLKIPLGENPGESAITKFRDQLLGDIEWKNDDVSPDPVLLKSDGFPTYHLANIVDDHLMEITHVLRAQEWLSSTPMHVILYKAFGWEHPVFCHLPMVMGQDGKKLSKRHGATSIDEFRRQGYLPEALLNYVALLGASYEEGREIYTLEELAERFSLDKLNKAPAIFDYKKLEWYNGQYIRMKSDAELAALALPYSIAAGLFGEAGTEPNAEQRGVFITAMPLIKERLVFLHEAAEKLRYLFSEPAIPAAEEFIPKKADLAQAIKLLKLGRELVKPMAESNDEDAEALIKAAAEKAELKLGDLLMPLRVAITGSRVSPPLFGSLRILGAERALERVDRALAALLLEGNS
- a CDS encoding Sir2 family NAD-dependent protein deacetylase; translation: MSEAIKKDVARLFERIAAAEHFVTLTGAGVSTLSGIRDFRGKNGLYNDQDAVFPPEKIFDIDYFHRDPSFYYKASADFIYNVHEREPSIVHKTLARLEQKGFLKSLITQNVDLLHQKGGSKRVIEIHGSPSVHYCLHCSDLSRVETLAATCNGVTRAAGPGASLPEKAGDLMGFDETAALVKAGELPRCKKCGKVLKPAITFFGEALPVRALQAAESEASRADLMLVLGTTLTVYPAAAIPQITQRRGGDLVIVNNMETPMDSYALMKFEDLGDVFEELSVLL
- a CDS encoding ankyrin repeat domain-containing protein, with protein sequence MKIVMLHDGDGRKIAGDLLKQIKNQKINGEALLLEGAWESGESRLGEALADATHVMAIFPNTAGLGPSGPSWFSFAAGFARGAHLPLVSYGEGALSLAPQLTKDLAQFKTDAEFLAYLVREAEEWTREHTLKQARISLLEKGIPVTVDSLGRCIAEKNDEAAALFLQAGFSADTLDKNGVPLLCLAARSGAWEIAKLLLKNGATVNLLARDRGGSALIDAALGKHSDILGDLLNAGADVNVKSKDGQSAIIIAVGLNDEPTVELLLKAGANVDEPDSLGASARKYVALFNRPGMVKLFQTHAPPVQEK
- a CDS encoding pantothenate kinase, with protein sequence MIIGIDIGSTTTKAVSIVAGEKIQKIKTKAMDAVTSATGAFGKMLMENDYKIGDIKRIMITGAGASKIKNDLFGIPTQRVDEIQSIGIGGMFLSGKDDIVITNIGTGTAIIDARKGSISHMGGSGVGGGTILGLAKKLISTSDFNGIMEQAELGNLNQVDLNMEDIMDMDLSFLNREATASNFGKMLDTARNEDIAMGLVNMVFQVIGMLSVFAAKSKRTDRVIVTGNGSHNPIGKKILDAITTMYAVHFEYPVDAEYTTAIGAGLSYNREM
- a CDS encoding glycosyl hydrolase family 18 protein, with protein sequence MFFLLCLLLTLFSCTSAPEPLPPDNAEAVTNRDNLGEEEAEEEFFTYGEIPDGAEDLPILNFTEIWGYLLAGREQALKLNYPLSDLVYFGAEIDTYGKLTDVPNRRKLGRFPGRIHLVAACNSRSLAHFILEPESAVRRQLVADLLEAAGPYDGLQIDFELIPARDGANFLSFLQELRNGLGNKMFTIALPARRKTLSDDVFDYQKIKPLVDRIFVMAYDEHWSTSEPGSIASLGWCRSVAEYALKTVGPEKLVMGLPFYGRTWGSFNPFKAYFHSGIERIRSENAITEIVRENGIPTFSYETTVKVTVYYEDIYSLSLRSSMYRDMGVRSIGFWSLGQEDPSIWNFLKITEKGADS